In Nyctibius grandis isolate bNycGra1 chromosome 6, bNycGra1.pri, whole genome shotgun sequence, a single genomic region encodes these proteins:
- the LOC137664778 gene encoding complement C1q tumor necrosis factor-related protein 7 isoform X3: MFVLLYITSFAIYTSEQPLQSQLKGENYYTRYICSIPGLPGPAGPPGAGGSPGPHGRIGLPGRDGRDGRKGEKGEKGSAGLRGKTGPLGPAGEKGDQGQSGKKGPGGLTGAKGEVGPAGPPGPKGDKGDRGEPGAPGVCKCGKTVLKSAFSVGITTSYPEERLPIVFNKVLFNEGEHYNPSTGKFICAIPGIYYFSYDITLANKHLAIGLVHNGKYRIKTFDANTGNHDVASGSTVIYLQPEDEVWLEIFYADQNGLFSDPTWADSLFSGFLLYVDTDYLDALSDEDEL, from the exons ATGTTCGTGTTGCTTTACATTACAAGTTTTGCCATCTACACAAGTGAACAGCCTCTTCAAAGccagctgaaaggagaaaattactACACCAGATACATCTGTAGCATCCCTGGTTTGCCAGGCCCTGCGGGTCCCCCTGGAGCCGGCGGATCCCCGGGGCCACACGGCCGCATTGGTCTTCCAGGAAGAGATGGTAGAGATggcaggaagggagaaaaaggtgaaaaagggAGTGCAG gtTTAAGAGGAAAGACTGGGCCATTAGGACCAGCTGGAGAGAAAGGAGACCAAGGTCAGTCTGGTAAAAAAGGACCTGGAGGATTGACTGGTGCCAAAGGTGAAGTAGGTCCAGCTGGACCACCTGGACCTAAGGGAGATAAAGGAGACCGAGGAGAGCCAGGTGCACCAGGGGTCTGTAAGTGTGGAAAGACAGTGCTGAAATCTGCCTTTTCTGTTGGCATCACCACCAGCTACCCAGAGGAAAGATTACCAATTGTATTCAATAAAGTCCTGTTCAATGAGGGGGAGCATTACAACCCTTCCACAGGGAAGTTTATTTGTGCCATCCCAgggatttattatttttcttatgatATCACCTTAGCAAACAAGCATCTTGCTATTGGGCTGGTTCACAATGGGAAGTACCGGATAAAGACATTTGATGCCAACACTGGCAACCATGATGTAGCATCTGGATCCACAGTGATCTACCTTCAGCCAGAAGATGAAGTATGGCTTGAGATCTTCTATGCTGACCAAAATGGTCTCTTTTCTGATCCAACGTGGGCAGACAGTTTGTTTTCTGGATTTCTCTTATACGTTGATACAGACTACCTTGACGCTTTATCAGATGAAGATGAGCTCTGA